From Pontibacter actiniarum, a single genomic window includes:
- the yidD gene encoding membrane protein insertion efficiency factor YidD has protein sequence MTWILKKFVLGLVWVYRNMISPMTPAACRYTPTCSQYAVDAVNKYGPFKGGWMAMKRIGRCHPWGGNGYDPVK, from the coding sequence ATGACTTGGATTCTGAAGAAGTTTGTGCTCGGGCTGGTGTGGGTGTACCGGAACATGATATCGCCGATGACGCCTGCCGCCTGCCGCTATACCCCCACCTGCTCGCAGTACGCTGTGGACGCCGTAAACAAGTACGGCCCGTTTAAGGGAGGCTGGATGGCGATGAAGCGCATTGGCCGCTGCCACCCCTGGGGCGGGAACGGCTATGACCCGGTGAAGTAA
- a CDS encoding DUF5687 family protein: MITTLLSHQWKAYYRSSVFQKSLALNIILGLLILYFGAIFLIIGIGMPVLLAELFPGQNPVDVFNGMLLFYFLIDLFLRFVLQELPVLAVQPYLHLPVRKGKLVHFVLLKSLPSMFNLIFLLILVPFMYATVVPAYGAGAALAWLFAFLMLTFFNNFVLIYFKRQLSVKPLLTLLFGLAVAGLMVLDYVGAFSLLAVSRAVFGAVLERPWLAVVPVLLVAAAYALNFQYLKNHTYPEELAIRKTTRAEGKGIAFLRRFGEIGKLIELEIKLIWRHKRSKSLLTMSLFFLFYGLIFYRNESYLDSFVVLIFVGIIITGMPMFNYGQFVPSWQSGHFDAILTRRISPYQFYAAKLWIFVSVVTLAYLLTLPYGFFGYKIILVNTAALLFNIGVNTFIIFFFSVYNTNRLDLSKGSAFSWQGVGASRFVMMLPMMLLPVLIYLPFKFMGVPDLGVVAIGLLGLAGFAFQKQMLHWTANWFLKHKYKLASGFRQD, translated from the coding sequence ATGATCACAACGTTGCTCTCTCACCAGTGGAAGGCCTATTACCGTTCCTCCGTTTTCCAGAAGAGCCTGGCGCTGAATATAATTCTGGGGCTGCTGATTCTTTACTTCGGGGCGATTTTTCTGATAATCGGTATCGGCATGCCTGTGCTGCTGGCTGAGCTGTTCCCGGGGCAGAACCCGGTCGATGTGTTCAACGGGATGCTGCTGTTCTACTTCCTGATCGACCTGTTTCTGCGCTTTGTGCTACAGGAGCTGCCTGTGCTGGCGGTGCAGCCTTACCTGCACCTGCCCGTCCGGAAGGGCAAGCTGGTGCATTTCGTGCTGCTCAAGTCGCTGCCGAGCATGTTCAACCTTATCTTCCTGCTGATTCTGGTGCCGTTTATGTACGCTACGGTGGTGCCAGCCTATGGGGCAGGCGCAGCGCTGGCGTGGCTTTTCGCCTTCCTCATGCTCACGTTCTTCAACAACTTCGTGCTGATTTACTTTAAGCGGCAGCTAAGTGTAAAACCGTTGCTAACCCTGCTGTTTGGCCTTGCGGTGGCCGGGCTGATGGTGTTGGACTATGTAGGTGCGTTCTCGCTGCTTGCTGTGTCGAGGGCTGTTTTCGGGGCAGTGCTGGAGCGGCCGTGGCTGGCGGTAGTGCCGGTGCTGCTGGTGGCGGCTGCGTACGCGCTTAACTTTCAGTACCTGAAAAACCATACCTACCCGGAGGAGCTGGCCATTCGCAAAACAACGAGGGCAGAAGGTAAGGGCATCGCCTTCCTGAGACGGTTCGGGGAGATAGGCAAGCTGATAGAGCTGGAAATAAAGCTTATCTGGCGGCACAAACGCTCTAAGTCGCTCCTGACCATGTCGTTGTTTTTCCTGTTCTACGGGCTGATCTTCTACCGGAACGAGAGCTACCTGGACAGCTTTGTGGTGCTGATTTTCGTGGGCATCATAATTACGGGCATGCCGATGTTCAACTACGGCCAGTTTGTGCCCAGCTGGCAGAGTGGCCACTTCGACGCCATCCTTACCCGGCGTATTTCGCCCTACCAGTTCTATGCGGCCAAGCTGTGGATTTTTGTGTCCGTGGTTACGCTAGCTTACCTGCTCACGCTGCCTTACGGCTTTTTCGGGTATAAAATTATACTTGTCAATACAGCCGCCCTGCTTTTTAACATCGGCGTGAACACGTTCATCATTTTCTTCTTTTCCGTGTACAACACCAACCGCCTGGACCTGAGCAAGGGCTCCGCCTTTAGCTGGCAGGGCGTAGGCGCCTCCCGCTTTGTGATGATGCTGCCGATGATGCTCCTGCCTGTCCTCATCTACCTGCCCTTTAAGTTTATGGGCGTGCCCGACCTGGGTGTTGTTGCCATCGGGCTACTAGGGCTGGCTGGCTTTGCCTTTCAGAAGCAAATGCTGCACTGGACGGCGAACTGGTTCCTGAAGCATAAGTATAAACTGGCCTCCGGCTTTCGGCAGGACTAG
- a CDS encoding S46 family peptidase → MLKRILSLLLLVSLSVPFAAKADEGMWLPMLIKRLNYTDMQKQGLQLTAEEIYSVNNSSLKDAIVQFGGFCTGEFISPEGLLLTNHHCGYGAIQSHSTTEHDYLTDGFWATSKDQELPNEGLFVDILHHMDDVTGKVLEGIDNNTPEEQRAQLIAQRTQALAKEASENGKYVTYVRDFFNGNEFYLFVYNRYNDVRLVGTPPSSIGKFGGDTDNWMWPRHTGDFSMFRVYMAPDGSPATYSKENVPYKPAHHLPINIGDKEPGDFSMVFGFPGRTKRFMTSHGLKLEVNQLNKSRIKLRNDKLNLWKEEMDKDAATRIKYASKYASTSNYYKYSIGQNEGIKRMRTIEGKLVDEDKFQNWANADASRKATYGNVLSDIADAYATIEKYNLGSVYLNEAVLGTESLLMAYRMAPLYNALKAGNKEAAQKAAQDLKPRVDAFFKDYYKPADKKVFAALMKYYYEDIAKDQQPEYFKNLVKKYNGNFNKLADYVYSNSVVVDEQKLNNFLANPSQKALENDPAFQIVNAIIENYRNNIAPKVAESNAKLDKANRLYVAGLRLMNPDKVYYPDANSTIRLSYGAVKDYSPQDGVLYNYYTTLDGVMSKEDPNNEEFVVPAKLKQLYQAKDYGRYANSKGELVTDFITNNDITGGNSGSPVINGKGELIGLAFDGNWEAMTGDLVYDPDYKRCINMDSRYLLFLIDKFAGAQNLINEMTIVDSNSPGAGDAAKAEAKTPQAELLNAVVNEAQQNLQNGKEEFKIEKKKGDVKVKLQIKD, encoded by the coding sequence ATGTTAAAAAGAATCCTTTCACTCTTACTTTTAGTCTCGCTGAGCGTGCCGTTTGCGGCCAAGGCAGACGAGGGTATGTGGCTGCCGATGCTCATCAAGCGTCTGAATTACACAGACATGCAGAAGCAAGGCCTGCAGCTGACTGCCGAAGAAATCTACTCTGTGAACAACTCCAGCCTGAAAGACGCCATCGTGCAGTTCGGCGGCTTCTGTACTGGTGAGTTCATCTCTCCTGAAGGCTTGCTGCTGACCAACCACCACTGCGGTTACGGCGCTATCCAGTCGCACTCTACCACGGAGCACGATTACCTGACGGATGGTTTCTGGGCTACTTCTAAAGACCAGGAGCTTCCGAACGAAGGCCTTTTTGTGGACATCCTGCACCACATGGACGATGTGACAGGCAAAGTACTGGAAGGCATCGACAACAACACTCCGGAAGAGCAGCGTGCCCAGCTGATTGCACAGCGCACGCAGGCTTTGGCCAAAGAAGCCTCTGAAAACGGCAAGTACGTAACGTATGTGCGCGATTTCTTCAACGGCAACGAGTTTTACCTGTTCGTGTACAACCGCTACAACGACGTACGCCTGGTAGGTACTCCTCCGTCTTCTATCGGTAAGTTTGGTGGCGACACCGACAACTGGATGTGGCCACGCCACACCGGCGACTTCTCTATGTTCCGTGTATACATGGCACCGGATGGCTCACCGGCCACCTACAGCAAAGAGAACGTACCTTACAAGCCTGCGCACCACCTGCCCATCAACATCGGCGACAAAGAGCCGGGCGATTTCTCGATGGTGTTCGGTTTCCCGGGCCGCACAAAGCGTTTCATGACGTCGCACGGCCTGAAGCTGGAGGTAAACCAACTGAACAAATCACGCATCAAACTGCGTAACGACAAGCTGAACCTGTGGAAAGAAGAAATGGACAAAGATGCGGCTACCCGCATTAAGTATGCTTCTAAGTATGCGTCTACTTCTAACTACTACAAGTACTCTATCGGCCAGAACGAAGGCATCAAGCGCATGCGCACCATCGAAGGCAAGCTGGTAGACGAGGATAAATTCCAGAACTGGGCTAACGCCGATGCTTCCCGCAAAGCAACCTACGGCAACGTACTAAGCGACATTGCAGATGCTTACGCGACAATCGAGAAGTATAACCTGGGCTCCGTGTACCTGAACGAGGCTGTGTTGGGCACAGAGTCACTGCTGATGGCTTACCGCATGGCACCGCTTTACAACGCCCTGAAAGCAGGAAACAAGGAAGCGGCCCAAAAGGCTGCCCAAGACCTGAAGCCGCGCGTGGATGCTTTCTTCAAGGACTACTACAAGCCGGCCGACAAGAAAGTGTTCGCCGCCCTGATGAAGTACTACTACGAGGACATCGCCAAAGACCAGCAGCCAGAGTACTTCAAAAACCTGGTGAAGAAGTATAACGGCAACTTCAACAAGCTTGCTGATTACGTGTACAGCAACTCTGTGGTAGTAGACGAGCAGAAGCTCAACAACTTCCTGGCTAACCCTTCGCAGAAGGCGCTGGAGAACGATCCGGCCTTCCAGATCGTGAACGCTATCATCGAGAACTACAGAAACAACATTGCGCCTAAAGTGGCTGAGAGCAACGCCAAGCTGGACAAGGCGAACCGCCTGTACGTGGCTGGCCTGCGCCTGATGAACCCGGACAAGGTATACTACCCGGATGCTAACTCTACTATCCGCCTGAGCTACGGTGCTGTAAAGGACTATAGCCCACAGGATGGCGTGCTGTACAACTACTACACAACGCTGGATGGTGTGATGTCGAAAGAAGACCCGAACAACGAAGAGTTCGTGGTTCCGGCTAAACTGAAGCAACTGTACCAGGCCAAAGACTACGGCCGCTATGCCAACTCTAAAGGCGAGCTGGTAACCGACTTCATCACCAACAACGACATTACGGGCGGTAACTCAGGTTCTCCGGTAATCAACGGCAAAGGTGAGCTGATCGGCCTGGCCTTCGACGGCAACTGGGAAGCCATGACAGGTGACCTGGTGTACGACCCGGACTACAAGCGTTGCATCAACATGGACTCTCGTTACCTGCTGTTCCTGATCGATAAATTCGCAGGCGCACAGAACCTGATCAACGAGATGACGATAGTAGACAGCAACAGCCCAGGTGCCGGCGACGCAGCCAAAGCCGAAGCGAAGACGCCACAGGCAGAACTGCTGAACGCCGTTGTAAACGAAGCACAGCAAAACCTGCAAAACGGTAAAGAAGAGTTTAAGATTGAGAAAAAGAAAGGCGACGTGAAGGTAAAACTTCAGATCAAAGACTAA
- a CDS encoding ABC transporter ATP-binding protein codes for MIEVKSIEKIYSGKVVVNIPELSVAAGEAVGLVGNNGAGKTTLFRMVLDLIRPSKGEVYSKGINVAKSEEWKEYTGSHLDEGFLIDYLTAEEYFKFIGDLHGLSDGDITERLLPFMDLFNEEILHQRKYIRDFSKGNQKKIGIAAAALSNPELLILDEPFANLDPSSQIRLKNLLRTLREQKRMTMLISSHDLSHVIEVCERIVILEKGQLVQDMQTNENTLKELETYFTV; via the coding sequence ATGATAGAGGTAAAAAGCATTGAGAAAATATACAGCGGCAAGGTGGTTGTAAACATACCGGAGCTAAGCGTTGCCGCTGGAGAGGCGGTTGGGTTGGTCGGTAACAACGGGGCCGGCAAAACCACGCTGTTCCGGATGGTGCTGGACCTGATCCGGCCGAGCAAAGGCGAAGTTTACTCCAAAGGCATAAACGTGGCTAAGTCGGAGGAGTGGAAGGAGTACACCGGCTCTCACCTGGACGAGGGCTTCCTGATCGACTACCTGACGGCGGAGGAGTACTTCAAGTTTATCGGCGACCTGCACGGCCTCTCGGATGGCGACATTACCGAGCGCCTGCTGCCGTTCATGGACCTGTTTAACGAAGAGATCCTGCACCAGCGCAAGTACATCCGTGATTTCTCGAAAGGTAACCAGAAGAAAATAGGTATTGCCGCTGCCGCGCTCTCTAATCCGGAGTTGCTGATCCTGGATGAGCCTTTCGCCAACCTCGACCCCAGTTCTCAGATCCGACTCAAGAACCTGCTGCGAACCCTGCGTGAGCAGAAGCGCATGACCATGCTGATCTCCAGCCACGACCTGAGCCATGTGATAGAAGTATGCGAGCGCATTGTGATCCTGGAGAAAGGGCAGCTGGTGCAGGACATGCAGACAAACGAAAACACGCTTAAAGAGCTGGAGACATACTTCACGGTGTAG
- a CDS encoding DUF6334 family protein: MKSMTELDGLTGKEVTQAFTLHDLEQGWLQQVVFQVEDTYLVVKVDADTDEVILDLLAAMDLQALDKQFSRTQLSNQRKRISYLWRMTNQRGYEDGFQLEFDDMEGTSVQVLAEASRLYLTIFQRYR; the protein is encoded by the coding sequence ATGAAAAGTATGACAGAGCTTGACGGCCTGACCGGAAAAGAAGTAACACAGGCCTTTACGCTACACGACCTGGAGCAGGGGTGGCTACAGCAGGTAGTGTTTCAGGTGGAGGATACTTACCTGGTGGTGAAGGTAGACGCTGACACGGACGAGGTTATACTTGACTTACTTGCAGCGATGGACTTACAGGCGCTGGACAAGCAGTTCAGCAGAACACAGCTCTCGAACCAGCGCAAGCGCATCAGCTACCTCTGGCGCATGACCAACCAGCGCGGCTACGAAGATGGTTTTCAGCTGGAGTTCGACGACATGGAAGGCACCAGCGTGCAAGTGCTGGCAGAGGCGTCGCGGCTGTACCTGACCATCTTCCAACGGTACCGATAA